From Humibacter ginsenosidimutans, a single genomic window includes:
- a CDS encoding phospho-sugar mutase → MSAAPLSDAEVVAAARAWIPDDPDAETRAELQAIVDEAVAGSGEAVADLHSRFDTRLAFGTAGLRGEIAAGPNRMNRVLVAQAAAGLAAYLVEQAAESGVTPSVVIGYDGRTNSQVFARDTAEVMAGAGVRAVLLPRLLPTPVLAFAVRHLKASAGVMVTASHNPARDNGYKVYLGGADEGSQIVPPADGLIAAHIDEVARGAVSDLPRSDDYEIAEESLVDAYVAATAAVAGHGTTRTAGADHGSGLRVVYTAMHGVGWQTASAVFAAAGLSVPVSVPEQQEPDPDFPTVSFPNPEEPGALDLAFALAREAGAQLVIANDPDADRLAIGIPDESSAEGFRRLSGNEVGMLLGWTAAELAAESGLDGALAASIVSSPALKAVADAHGLRFAETLTGFKWVSRVPGLLFGYEEALGYLVNPQTVRDKDGISAATFALALAQRLHAEGRTIADRLDEFTERFGAYASDQISIRVTDLDRISRIMAALRAEPPAHVGDAVVVRIDDLREGSATLPPSDVLRIVLDDGSRVMVRPSGTEPKLKIYIDAFDDGDTDAAARRAAAQSRADAVGAAMRVLTDAV, encoded by the coding sequence GTGAGCGCCGCGCCGCTGTCCGACGCCGAGGTCGTCGCCGCGGCGCGGGCCTGGATCCCGGACGATCCGGATGCCGAGACACGCGCCGAACTGCAGGCCATCGTCGACGAGGCCGTCGCCGGATCCGGCGAGGCCGTCGCCGACCTGCACTCGAGGTTCGACACCCGGCTCGCGTTCGGCACCGCGGGACTGCGCGGGGAGATCGCCGCGGGGCCCAACCGCATGAACCGCGTGCTCGTGGCGCAGGCCGCAGCGGGGCTCGCGGCATACCTGGTCGAGCAGGCAGCGGAATCCGGCGTCACGCCCTCGGTCGTGATCGGCTACGACGGACGCACGAACTCGCAGGTGTTCGCACGCGACACCGCTGAGGTGATGGCGGGGGCAGGGGTGCGGGCCGTGCTGCTGCCGCGGCTGCTGCCGACGCCAGTGCTCGCGTTCGCGGTGCGGCACCTGAAGGCGTCGGCCGGGGTGATGGTGACGGCGAGCCACAATCCGGCCCGCGACAACGGCTACAAGGTGTATCTCGGCGGTGCGGACGAGGGATCGCAGATCGTGCCACCGGCCGATGGACTCATCGCTGCGCACATCGACGAGGTGGCGCGCGGAGCCGTCTCCGACCTGCCACGATCCGACGACTACGAGATCGCAGAGGAGTCGCTCGTCGACGCGTACGTCGCGGCGACCGCCGCCGTGGCTGGGCACGGGACCACCCGAACCGCGGGCGCGGACCACGGCTCAGGGCTGCGGGTCGTCTACACGGCGATGCACGGGGTCGGCTGGCAGACGGCGAGCGCCGTCTTCGCCGCCGCCGGGCTGTCCGTCCCCGTCTCCGTGCCCGAGCAGCAGGAGCCCGATCCCGACTTCCCGACCGTCTCGTTCCCCAACCCGGAGGAGCCCGGCGCCCTCGACCTCGCATTCGCGCTCGCACGCGAGGCGGGCGCACAGCTCGTGATCGCGAACGACCCCGACGCCGACCGGCTGGCCATCGGCATTCCCGACGAGTCGTCGGCCGAGGGGTTCCGGCGGTTGAGCGGCAACGAGGTGGGCATGCTGCTCGGGTGGACCGCTGCGGAGCTCGCGGCCGAGAGCGGTCTCGACGGGGCGTTGGCGGCATCCATCGTCTCCTCGCCCGCGTTGAAGGCCGTGGCGGATGCCCACGGTCTGCGATTCGCCGAGACCCTCACCGGATTCAAGTGGGTCAGCCGTGTGCCCGGACTGCTCTTCGGCTACGAGGAGGCTCTCGGCTACCTCGTGAATCCGCAGACCGTGCGCGACAAGGACGGCATCTCGGCCGCGACGTTCGCCCTCGCGCTCGCGCAGCGGCTGCACGCCGAGGGCCGCACCATCGCGGACCGGCTCGACGAGTTCACCGAGCGATTCGGTGCGTACGCGTCGGATCAGATCTCCATCAGGGTGACCGATCTCGACCGCATCTCACGCATCATGGCGGCGCTGCGCGCCGAGCCGCCAGCACACGTCGGCGACGCCGTGGTCGTGCGCATCGACGATCTGCGCGAAGGCTCTGCCACGCTGCCGCCCAGCGACGTGCTGCGCATCGTGCTCGACGACGGCTCGCGCGTGATGGTGCGCCCCAGCGGCACGGAGCCCAAGCTCAAGATCTACATCGACGCATTCGACGACGGCGACACGGATGCCGCCGCTCGCCGCGCCGCAGCGCAGTCCCGTGCCGACGCGGTCGGCGCCGCGATGCGCGTGCTGACCGACGCCGTGTAG
- a CDS encoding purine-nucleoside phosphorylase has protein sequence MASDDAANPFDDSAADPFEIARIAAEQIAERTGIERHDIALTLGSGWGKAADLIGETVATVPATDILGFSAPAVPGHVGTIRSVRLANGKHALVLGARTHFYEGRGVRPVVHGVRTAAAAGATVMILTNGAGGIKQTWGPGTPVLISDHINLTAASPLEGATFIDLTDLYSRRLRELAREVDASLDEGVYVQFRGPHYETPAEVQMAKTIGGHIVGMSTSLEAIAARQSGMEVLGMSLITNLAAGISDQPLSHAEVIEAGRQAEPVISALLARIVEKL, from the coding sequence ATGGCATCCGACGACGCAGCGAATCCCTTCGACGACAGCGCCGCCGATCCGTTCGAGATCGCGCGCATCGCGGCCGAACAGATCGCCGAGCGCACCGGCATCGAGCGCCACGACATCGCGCTGACGCTGGGCAGCGGCTGGGGCAAGGCGGCCGACCTCATCGGCGAGACTGTCGCGACGGTGCCGGCCACGGACATCCTCGGATTCAGCGCTCCTGCTGTGCCGGGGCACGTCGGGACGATCCGTTCGGTTCGACTGGCGAACGGCAAGCACGCGCTCGTGCTCGGCGCTCGCACGCACTTCTACGAGGGCCGGGGTGTGCGTCCCGTCGTGCACGGCGTGCGCACCGCCGCCGCGGCGGGCGCCACGGTCATGATCCTCACGAACGGCGCGGGCGGCATCAAGCAGACCTGGGGTCCCGGAACGCCTGTGCTGATCAGCGACCACATCAACCTCACGGCGGCATCCCCCCTCGAGGGCGCGACGTTCATCGACCTCACCGATCTCTACTCGCGCCGGCTGCGCGAGCTGGCGCGCGAGGTGGATGCCTCCCTCGACGAGGGCGTGTACGTGCAGTTCCGCGGTCCCCACTACGAGACGCCGGCCGAGGTGCAGATGGCGAAGACGATAGGCGGCCACATCGTGGGCATGTCGACCTCGCTGGAGGCGATCGCCGCACGCCAGTCGGGCATGGAGGTGCTCGGCATGTCGTTGATCACCAACCTGGCCGCCGGCATCTCCGACCAGCCGCTCAGCCACGCCGAGGTCATCGAGGCCGGCCGCCAGGCGGAGCCGGTGATCAGCGCGCTGCTCGCCCGCATCGTGGAGAAGCTGTGA
- a CDS encoding acetyl/propionyl/methylcrotonyl-CoA carboxylase subunit alpha, protein MHASIGLNTVPHISKVLIANRGEIAVRVIRAARDSGIASVAVYADQDRDAVHARLADEAYGLDGATSADTYLSIEKLLSVCRRSGADAVHPGYGFLAENADFARAVIDAGLIWIGPSPDAIERLGDKVSARHVAEKVGAPLAPGTLNPVADADEVLEFVDQYGLPVAIKAAFGGGGRGLKVARERDEVAELFESATREAIAAFGRGECFVEKYLDKPRHVETQCLADSHGNVVVVSTRDCSLQRRHQKLVEEAPAPFITDEQREQLYTSSKAILKEVGYLGAGTCEFLIGQDGTVSFLEVNTRLQVEHCVSEEVTGIDLVREQFRIAEGGVLDYDDPAPRAHSFEFRINGEDPGRGFLPAPGPVHVFKPASGPGVRVDSGVQAGDVISGAFDSLLAKLVVTGSSREEALERSRRALDEFEVAGLPTVLPFHRAIVRDPAFAPEHGHPFSVYTRWIETEFVNELEPWSGEAEDQPEAEARHSVVVEVGGKRVEVSLPTKLLIAGGPAAAVGHAPKRKSATSSVTTTSGDSVTAPMQATVVKLAVGEGDQVVKGDLILVLEAMKMEQPLTAHKDGTVADVNAQVGATVSSGHLLLNIV, encoded by the coding sequence ATGCATGCGTCAATAGGCTTGAACACTGTGCCCCACATCTCCAAGGTTCTGATCGCCAACCGCGGCGAGATCGCCGTTCGCGTCATTCGAGCGGCGCGTGACAGCGGGATCGCCTCCGTCGCCGTCTATGCGGACCAGGACCGCGACGCCGTGCACGCCCGCCTCGCCGACGAGGCGTACGGACTCGACGGCGCGACGAGCGCCGACACCTACCTCTCGATCGAGAAGCTGCTGTCGGTGTGCCGCAGGTCGGGCGCCGACGCCGTGCACCCCGGCTACGGGTTCCTCGCCGAGAACGCCGACTTCGCACGCGCCGTCATCGACGCCGGCCTGATCTGGATCGGACCGAGCCCGGACGCCATCGAGCGGCTCGGCGACAAGGTCTCGGCCCGCCACGTGGCCGAGAAGGTCGGGGCACCTCTCGCCCCCGGCACGCTGAACCCCGTGGCAGACGCCGACGAGGTGCTCGAGTTCGTCGATCAGTACGGACTGCCGGTCGCCATCAAGGCGGCGTTCGGCGGCGGAGGCCGCGGCCTCAAGGTCGCCCGCGAGCGCGACGAGGTCGCCGAGCTCTTCGAGTCGGCCACGCGCGAGGCCATCGCCGCGTTCGGCCGCGGCGAGTGCTTCGTGGAGAAGTACCTCGACAAGCCGCGTCACGTCGAGACGCAGTGCCTCGCGGATTCCCACGGCAACGTCGTCGTGGTCTCCACCCGCGACTGCTCCCTCCAGCGCCGTCACCAGAAACTCGTCGAGGAGGCGCCTGCACCGTTCATCACCGACGAGCAGCGCGAGCAGCTCTACACCTCGTCGAAGGCCATCCTCAAGGAGGTCGGATACCTCGGGGCCGGCACCTGCGAGTTCTTGATCGGGCAGGACGGCACCGTCTCGTTCCTCGAGGTGAACACCAGGCTGCAGGTCGAACACTGCGTCTCCGAAGAGGTCACCGGAATCGATCTTGTGCGCGAGCAGTTCCGCATCGCGGAGGGCGGCGTGCTCGACTACGACGACCCGGCGCCGCGTGCTCACTCGTTCGAGTTCCGCATCAACGGCGAGGACCCGGGCCGGGGCTTCCTGCCCGCCCCCGGTCCCGTGCACGTGTTCAAGCCGGCCTCCGGCCCCGGCGTGCGCGTCGACTCCGGCGTGCAGGCGGGTGACGTCATCTCCGGTGCGTTCGACTCGCTGCTCGCGAAGCTCGTCGTCACAGGCTCCAGCCGCGAGGAGGCGCTCGAGCGCTCGCGTCGTGCGCTCGACGAGTTCGAGGTGGCCGGGCTTCCGACGGTGCTGCCGTTCCACCGCGCGATCGTGCGCGACCCGGCCTTCGCGCCCGAGCACGGGCATCCCTTCAGCGTGTACACGCGCTGGATCGAGACGGAGTTCGTCAACGAGCTCGAGCCGTGGAGCGGCGAGGCCGAGGACCAGCCAGAGGCGGAGGCGCGGCACAGCGTCGTCGTTGAGGTGGGCGGCAAGCGCGTCGAGGTCAGCCTGCCGACGAAGCTGCTGATCGCGGGCGGACCAGCTGCGGCTGTCGGGCACGCGCCGAAGCGCAAGTCAGCGACGAGCTCGGTGACGACGACGAGCGGCGACTCCGTCACGGCGCCCATGCAGGCGACGGTCGTCAAGCTCGCCGTGGGCGAGGGCGACCAGGTGGTGAAGGGCGACCTCATCCTGGTGCTCGAGGCCATGAAGATGGAGCAGCCGCTCACGGCGCACAAGGACGGCACCGTGGCCGACGTGAACGCCCAGGTCGGCGCCACCGTCTCCAGCGGGCACCTGTTGCTCAACATCGTCTGA
- a CDS encoding Maf family protein: MRLYLASTSPARLTLLRSAGVEPMTIAPGVDEPAAVARAEAERGPLPTAEIVQLLAQAKAEAVVGARIAGEPIDGLILGGDSAFEVDGVTYGKPHEASLARERWHLQRGRTGVLHSGHWLIDHTGGAARAAVGAVAEASVTFADDLDDTEIDAYIATGEPLEVAGAFTIDSLGGPFITRVDGDPSTVVGLSLSTLRSLVKRLGYEWTDLWS; encoded by the coding sequence ATGCGCCTTTACCTCGCCTCCACCTCTCCCGCCCGGCTCACGCTGTTGCGTTCGGCCGGCGTCGAGCCGATGACCATCGCGCCCGGCGTCGACGAGCCGGCGGCCGTGGCGCGGGCCGAAGCGGAGCGCGGGCCGCTGCCCACCGCGGAGATCGTCCAACTGCTCGCACAGGCGAAGGCGGAGGCGGTGGTCGGAGCCCGCATCGCAGGCGAGCCGATCGACGGGCTCATCCTCGGTGGAGACTCCGCGTTCGAGGTCGACGGGGTGACGTACGGCAAGCCGCACGAGGCATCCCTGGCGCGCGAGCGCTGGCACCTGCAGCGCGGCCGCACGGGCGTGCTGCACTCCGGGCACTGGCTGATCGACCACACCGGCGGCGCAGCGCGCGCCGCCGTCGGCGCGGTGGCCGAGGCGTCCGTGACATTCGCCGACGACCTCGACGACACGGAGATCGACGCGTACATCGCCACCGGGGAGCCGTTGGAGGTGGCGGGGGCGTTCACGATCGACAGCCTCGGCGGCCCGTTCATCACCAGGGTCGACGGAGACCCGAGCACGGTCGTCGGGCTCTCGCTGTCGACGCTGCGCTCGCTGGTCAAGCGGCTGGGCTACGAATGGACCGACCTCTGGAGCTGA
- a CDS encoding LCP family glycopolymer transferase translates to MTYYKHGRPIDPAKIARVAPKDDAPPNSSTERKAPAPHRPARVQHGHDDATIPERRLTRQSGGDHDAPTHDPDPYAYLPRYKGRPVADEPTARRSAPEPSAGGGAGSKTPPPRVPSDARRRRFRRRRIILGIAVVVVVALIGSGIFVFSQLQQLNSGLHRSDLAAVAGVPQNTSGTNILVMGLDSRLDEDGNPLPADVYNALHAGTADDGGYNTNVLIYIHIPDGGGHPVGISIPRDDWVALPGSPDGESYGKIKQAYGLQLDQTLTHLVQTQPTLSHAEAYQQARAAARQEEVATVSQFLHQPIDHFVEVTMGAFYQLAEAVQPIEVCLNEATADSYSGANFVKGYQELSAAQAVAFVRQRRDTTSSSVNLTDLDRERRQQAFIISLANKLKSENLFAKFGVMEKMLGAVKSDIAVDKGLDLLSFASDAQRFGGGGVSFETLPIDSFGVEDGQDVNLVDLATVRSTAAQLIAAADAAAKSTPSSTAHASAGSSKSGSGTSSNASTKPGATPAPSDSFGTNGVMSSSSIPCVN, encoded by the coding sequence GTGACCTACTACAAGCACGGACGGCCCATCGATCCGGCGAAGATCGCACGAGTGGCTCCGAAGGACGACGCACCCCCGAACTCCTCGACGGAGCGCAAGGCCCCTGCACCCCACCGGCCGGCGCGGGTCCAGCACGGGCACGACGATGCGACGATTCCCGAGCGGCGCCTGACCCGACAGAGTGGTGGCGACCACGACGCACCGACTCATGACCCCGATCCGTATGCCTACCTTCCGCGGTACAAGGGCAGACCCGTTGCAGACGAACCGACGGCGCGCCGCAGCGCGCCGGAGCCGTCGGCAGGGGGTGGCGCCGGCTCGAAGACACCGCCGCCCCGTGTGCCATCGGATGCGCGAAGGCGCCGATTCCGACGCCGCCGCATCATCCTGGGCATCGCCGTGGTCGTCGTCGTCGCGTTGATCGGCAGCGGCATCTTCGTGTTCTCGCAGCTGCAGCAGCTCAACTCGGGCCTGCACCGCTCCGACCTCGCGGCCGTGGCCGGAGTGCCGCAGAACACGAGCGGCACGAACATCCTCGTGATGGGCCTGGACAGCAGGCTCGACGAAGACGGCAACCCGTTGCCCGCCGACGTCTACAACGCCCTGCACGCCGGCACCGCCGACGATGGCGGCTACAACACGAATGTGCTGATCTACATCCACATTCCCGACGGCGGAGGGCATCCGGTCGGCATCTCCATTCCGCGCGACGACTGGGTGGCGCTGCCCGGATCGCCGGACGGCGAGTCGTACGGCAAGATCAAGCAGGCCTACGGACTGCAGCTCGATCAGACCCTGACACACCTGGTGCAGACCCAGCCGACACTGTCGCACGCCGAGGCCTATCAGCAGGCACGGGCGGCGGCACGGCAAGAAGAGGTCGCCACGGTCTCGCAGTTCCTGCACCAGCCGATCGACCACTTCGTCGAGGTGACGATGGGTGCCTTCTACCAGCTCGCCGAGGCCGTGCAGCCGATCGAGGTGTGCCTGAACGAGGCCACGGCGGACAGCTACTCGGGAGCGAACTTCGTCAAGGGATACCAGGAGCTCTCGGCGGCGCAGGCCGTCGCGTTCGTGCGGCAGCGACGCGACACCACGTCGTCGTCGGTGAATCTCACCGATCTCGACAGGGAGCGCAGGCAGCAGGCGTTCATCATCTCCCTGGCGAACAAGCTGAAGAGCGAGAACCTCTTCGCGAAGTTCGGGGTCATGGAGAAGATGCTCGGCGCCGTGAAGAGCGACATCGCCGTCGACAAGGGTCTCGACCTGCTGAGCTTCGCGTCGGACGCTCAACGCTTCGGCGGAGGGGGCGTCAGCTTCGAGACGCTGCCGATCGACTCGTTCGGGGTGGAGGACGGCCAAGACGTCAACCTCGTCGACCTCGCCACGGTGCGCAGCACGGCCGCTCAGCTGATCGCCGCAGCGGATGCCGCCGCGAAGTCCACGCCGTCCTCGACCGCCCACGCGTCGGCCGGATCGTCGAAGTCCGGTTCCGGCACGTCGTCGAATGCGTCGACCAAGCCCGGCGCCACCCCCGCACCGAGCGACTCCTTCGGCACGAACGGCGTGATGTCGTCGTCGTCCATTCCCTGCGTGAACTGA
- a CDS encoding NAD(P)H-quinone dehydrogenase, whose amino-acid sequence MAFEFERKQSIAVLGGGPGGYEAALAGAQLGAEVTLVERAGVGGAAVMTDVVPSKTLIATADATRAIGEAADLGVQFFGRTETGKPIRPEVAVNLSAVNKRLLGLARQQSEDMRSELVHAGVRIVTGEGRFDGPNALIVSTSKDNGTDFDRVEADTMVIAVGASPRLLPTAMPDGERILTWTQLYGLSTVPEHLIVVGSGVTGAEFASAYTYLGAKVTLISSRDRVLPGEDADAATVLEKVFKRNGMTVLSKSRAESVERTENGVVATLSDGRTVEGSHCLLAVGSIPNTAGIGLEDAGVQLTPSGHIRVNRVARTSMPSIYAAGDCSNVLPLASVASMQGRTAIFHALGDSVTPIELRNVASNIFTSPEIATVGWNQREIEEGLAQGDIYKLALKSNPRAKMQGIKDGFVKLFARTGSGTVIGGVIVAPRASELILPVALAVEHRLTVDQVARAFSVYPSLSNSITDAARAMHIVL is encoded by the coding sequence ATGGCCTTCGAGTTCGAGCGCAAGCAATCCATCGCCGTACTCGGGGGCGGTCCCGGCGGCTACGAAGCAGCACTCGCCGGGGCGCAGCTCGGGGCCGAGGTCACGCTCGTCGAGCGCGCGGGCGTCGGCGGCGCCGCGGTGATGACCGACGTCGTGCCGTCGAAGACGCTCATCGCCACCGCGGATGCCACGCGGGCCATCGGCGAGGCCGCCGATCTCGGCGTGCAGTTCTTCGGTCGCACAGAGACGGGCAAGCCCATCCGGCCCGAGGTGGCGGTCAACCTCTCCGCCGTGAACAAGCGTCTGCTCGGGCTGGCACGCCAGCAGTCGGAGGACATGCGCAGCGAGCTCGTGCACGCCGGTGTGCGCATCGTCACCGGAGAGGGACGTTTCGACGGGCCGAACGCCCTCATCGTCTCCACGTCGAAGGACAACGGCACCGACTTCGATCGCGTCGAGGCCGACACCATGGTGATCGCGGTCGGTGCCAGCCCTCGACTGCTGCCGACGGCGATGCCCGACGGGGAGCGCATCCTCACCTGGACCCAGCTCTACGGGCTGAGCACGGTGCCGGAGCACCTCATCGTCGTGGGATCCGGCGTCACCGGTGCCGAGTTCGCCAGCGCCTACACGTACCTGGGCGCGAAGGTCACTCTCATCTCCAGCCGCGACCGGGTGCTGCCAGGCGAAGACGCCGACGCCGCCACCGTGCTCGAGAAGGTCTTCAAGCGCAACGGCATGACCGTGCTCTCCAAGTCCCGTGCCGAGTCGGTGGAACGCACCGAGAACGGCGTGGTCGCCACGCTCAGCGACGGACGCACGGTCGAGGGCTCGCACTGCCTGCTCGCCGTCGGCTCCATTCCCAACACGGCGGGCATCGGGCTCGAGGATGCCGGTGTGCAGCTCACCCCGAGCGGCCACATCCGCGTCAATCGCGTCGCCCGTACATCGATGCCGAGCATCTACGCCGCTGGCGACTGCTCGAACGTGCTGCCGCTGGCCTCCGTCGCCTCCATGCAGGGGCGCACCGCCATCTTCCACGCGCTCGGCGACTCGGTGACCCCGATCGAGCTGCGCAACGTGGCATCCAACATCTTCACCTCGCCCGAGATCGCCACGGTCGGCTGGAACCAGCGCGAGATCGAGGAAGGCCTCGCCCAGGGCGACATCTACAAGCTTGCGCTCAAGTCGAATCCGCGCGCCAAGATGCAGGGCATCAAGGACGGCTTCGTCAAGCTGTTCGCCCGCACCGGCAGCGGAACGGTCATCGGCGGGGTGATCGTGGCTCCGCGGGCGAGCGAGCTGATTCTGCCCGTCGCGCTGGCCGTGGAGCATCGCCTCACCGTCGACCAGGTCGCCCGCGCGTTCTCGGTCTACCCGTCGCTGTCGAACTCCATCACCGACGCCGCGCGCGCCATGCACATCGTGCTCTAG
- a CDS encoding APC family permease, with amino-acid sequence MSSTLNQPKPKPVEVKLKRHVGPIGLLFAAIGSIIGSGWLFGAFNASAIAGPAAIFSWLIAGVMILLIALCYAELGPMFPISGGVVRYPHMVWGSFGSFTMGWITWIASAAVPAIEVEGALTYGTKYAPFTVLEKDSGASAHVLTPLGMVVAVILLAVFGVINYFGVRLFAQVNTVIVWWKVFVICLVIVVFIITALATTASQSIGNFTSHGFAPKGFAAVFVCIATAGITFSFLGFRQGIELAGETTNPKRNIPFAVIGSVGITAILYALLQVAFTMMVPASALQHEGGWMGLAFKNDFGPLAALATIAGLGWLAYILYFDAIISPLDTGLIYTTVTSRVSYAVGRNGNGPRWLATNNKHGVPVWSLLLSFLVSIVLLLPFPSWQQLVGFITSATVLSFGTGPLVLAVMRRKLPEHARPFKLPFGDVIPFLAFYCTNMIVYWAGWATNQKLMISILIGYVFLVIYELSTRKRPNRPKLDFKASAFWVIPWLILMTLVSWLFDPTSHPKMFFWVFLINLVITIVIYIIAVKITLPTQKIEQYIEDAAHESEIEEETLAGGAID; translated from the coding sequence ATGTCGAGCACGTTGAACCAGCCGAAACCCAAGCCGGTGGAGGTGAAACTCAAGCGACATGTCGGCCCGATCGGCCTGCTGTTCGCTGCGATCGGCTCCATCATCGGATCGGGATGGCTGTTCGGCGCGTTCAACGCCTCCGCAATCGCCGGGCCCGCCGCGATCTTCTCCTGGCTCATCGCCGGCGTGATGATCCTGCTGATCGCGCTCTGCTACGCGGAACTCGGGCCGATGTTCCCCATCTCGGGCGGCGTGGTGCGCTACCCGCACATGGTGTGGGGCTCGTTCGGCAGTTTCACGATGGGGTGGATCACCTGGATCGCCTCGGCGGCCGTTCCCGCCATCGAGGTCGAGGGCGCGCTGACGTACGGCACCAAGTACGCGCCGTTCACCGTGCTCGAGAAGGACAGCGGCGCATCCGCTCACGTGCTCACGCCGCTGGGCATGGTGGTGGCCGTCATCCTGCTCGCGGTGTTCGGGGTGATCAACTACTTCGGCGTCCGGCTGTTCGCGCAGGTCAACACCGTGATCGTGTGGTGGAAGGTCTTCGTGATCTGCCTCGTGATCGTGGTCTTCATCATCACCGCGCTGGCCACCACGGCCTCGCAGTCGATCGGCAACTTCACCTCGCACGGCTTCGCGCCGAAGGGGTTCGCCGCCGTCTTCGTCTGCATCGCGACGGCGGGCATCACGTTCTCGTTCCTCGGCTTCCGGCAGGGCATCGAGCTCGCGGGCGAGACCACGAACCCGAAGCGCAACATCCCGTTCGCGGTGATCGGCTCCGTGGGCATCACGGCCATCCTGTACGCGCTGCTGCAGGTGGCGTTCACCATGATGGTCCCGGCCTCCGCGCTGCAGCACGAGGGCGGCTGGATGGGCCTCGCCTTCAAGAACGACTTCGGGCCGCTGGCCGCTCTGGCCACCATCGCCGGGCTCGGCTGGCTGGCGTACATCCTCTACTTCGACGCCATCATCTCGCCGCTCGACACCGGACTCATCTACACCACGGTGACCTCGCGCGTCTCGTATGCGGTCGGGCGCAACGGCAACGGCCCGCGGTGGCTGGCCACGAACAACAAGCACGGGGTGCCGGTGTGGAGCCTTCTGCTGTCGTTCCTGGTGAGCATCGTCCTGCTGCTCCCCTTCCCCAGCTGGCAGCAGCTGGTCGGGTTCATCACGAGCGCGACCGTGCTCTCGTTCGGCACGGGCCCGCTCGTGCTGGCCGTGATGCGCCGCAAGCTGCCCGAGCACGCGCGGCCGTTCAAGCTCCCCTTCGGCGACGTCATCCCGTTCCTGGCGTTCTATTGCACGAACATGATCGTGTACTGGGCCGGCTGGGCCACGAACCAGAAGCTGATGATCTCCATCCTCATCGGCTACGTGTTCCTCGTGATCTACGAGCTGTCGACGCGCAAGCGGCCGAACCGCCCGAAGCTCGACTTCAAGGCGAGCGCGTTCTGGGTCATCCCGTGGCTCATCCTGATGACGCTCGTGAGCTGGCTGTTCGACCCGACCAGCCACCCGAAGATGTTCTTCTGGGTGTTCCTGATCAACCTGGTGATCACGATCGTGATCTACATCATCGCCGTCAAGATCACGCTGCCGACGCAGAAGATCGAGCAGTACATCGAGGATGCCGCGCACGAGTCCGAGATCGAAGAGGAGACCCTCGCGGGCGGCGCGATCGACTGA